Genomic segment of Dromiciops gliroides isolate mDroGli1 chromosome 3, mDroGli1.pri, whole genome shotgun sequence:
CATGGTTGTATGTTCTCAGCATTTGGGATCCTGCCTGCTGCCCTTGTGTCCACTGAGGACTCCTGTCCCTCCAACTCACAGCTACGTCCCTGTCTTCCGCCTCTTCTCGGTATGTGAAGGCCAGGAGTGATTGGAATTCCTTAGTGTGTCCTCTGCCACTCTGCTTGTTAGCTTCACCTATGTCTGTTCCTGCAGGGCATGagctgagggcagggattctatCCTGTTTCCGTCTTGTCTCATACAGGTGCTGCTCCCTGTGGTTTGTGTTTGGATCCTCTCTGCTTTATTAGGCTTTAGTTTCATTCCCCAGGAGCTGTCTGCCCCTAACATCCCCCCATGGCTGTGGCTGCCTCACCCAGGTATGACCACCCAGgtcacttttttccctttagtcTAGCGCTCTATCCATTTAATTAGCTAGACATGAATGTtttcagtcagcatttattaagtgccaggaattgtgccaaGTTCTGGGGCTATAAAGAAAGGCACAAGAAAGAAGACAGTCCttgcttcaaggagcttacaatctcatgggggagacaacaataAAAAGGAGCTAAAAGTGGGGAGCATGATGAAGTCAGGGATTTGGGATGGGAAAGGATCTGAGGGGCTATGAGTTTCCAAGCTGATTCCATCTTGCAGAATGAGGAATTTCTGGAAATGATGAAGTCTAGGAAAGTTGTAGTTATACTTCTCTGAAGTCAATGTTTAATACATTCTGTTTCTGGCTTAAAGTCTTTCCCAAGCTTATAGTGTCAGTGTTTAAGACTTTGTGCTTGTGGAAGAAATAACAGGAGTCCTCACTTGCTGTTTTGGAACAAGTAGATTTCCCAAGACTTTAGGCAAGGAGCAAATGGGAGGTTAGGCATTTCAGAATTGTTATCTATTAACAACTGAATTGCCAAATGACTTCCCAACCTCTTTCCAGGTGGATGGGGTTGGCCCAAGTTGACCCTCCAGGGCTTGGCTGCAGGCACTACCATGGCATTGGCATCTTCTACCAGTTCCTTGTGCTGTTACGCATTGTGTGGCCGGCTGCTGCAGCTgactcctcctccttcccatGCCTGCAGTCGAGGCCTGGGCTTTGAGGGCCTGGGCAGCCTGCTGGCTGGTCTACTAGGGAGCCCTTTGGGGACTGCCTCCAGCTTCCCCAATGTAGCCACCACAAACCTCACCCAGGTATAGACCTTGGAGCTGGAAGATGAAGGTTTTCTGAGGAGGGCAGGGGTTGGAAGCAAGTGGATCTAACAGCTTTGGCTGTGCAACTGACCCTCTTTCCTCCTGCTTAGGCTGGGTCTCATAGAGTGGCAAGGCTAGTCAGCCTACTGTGTATTGGGTTGGGTCTCTCTCCATGGCTggcacaggccctcatcaccatcCCACTGCCAGTTCATGGTGAGTACAGATCCTTGTTGTGAGTTTCCTTGCCAACTCGGCCACTTTTTCACCTTCTATTCCTCATCTAAGGTTCCTAGTTGAGTCAGTGATTCAAGGGGATGGAATTTAATTTTTGTCATTCTATGCATTCTGGGATTTTGCCACCCTTGATGCAGGGAATTGAGCAAGCTTTCCCTGCAGGTGGCACACAGCTTGTCACTATATAGAACTCTGATGTGTATCACCTTCCTGACATCCTTGGTCAAGTCCTATGCTCTTTTCCTCCAGtcctcttgctgctgggcttctCTTCAGCATTTCTTACTGAAAAACTCCCATATTGCTTAATAAACTCTTTCCTTGGCTTCCATGACACCACATGCTCAGTTTCTCCTACTAGCTGACTGTTCCTCTTGGATCTCTTGTTTACTACTCATCCTCCTTCTACCCCGTAAATGTTGTACCTCGGTGTTTTGTTCTTGGTTGTTCCATCTTTGTACTCTTTCCCTTGGCAGTCTCATTCAGTGTTATAACTTTAATTATTACCCCCTTCTAAATCTTTTATCTCCAGCCCTGACCTTTTAGCCCCATATTTAAAACTGCCTGCTGGACATATCCTCTTGGGTATCTATGAGTTGGCATTTATTATAGCTctagtgtgtgccaggcaccctGGATGAAAGCATCCTTGTCTTCAAAGAACTTCTATCAAAGGAGAGCACAGATGctgatataaatatatgcaaaatagaaagaaaatgaaggggagcTTTTTTGTATGGGAGGCGTTAGCAATTAGTAAAGGCCTCATGGAGGAGGCAGCCCTGAAGCTGGGctttaaaagaaaggagagattctAAGacttggaggtgaggagagaatccAAAGGCGTGGAGATGGAATTTTGTGAGCAACAGCAAGAACACCTCCAAAGTTCAAACATATCTCAAGTTGAGCTCGTCACTTTCTCCTCAAAACTTAGACCTTCCTCATGCTtcctctatttctgttgatggtgCCTTCCTCTGAGGCTTACAGGTTCAAATCTTGGAGTCATCTGTGACTCTTCCTCCTCCACATTTGTTGCCAAATCTATTGCCTTTATTTCTTACATACCCTCTCACCTTTGTCCTTTTATTCCCATTGAAACCATCACGTTTCAGACCTTCTACCTCTTGGGGAAATGATTGCAACAATTTAATaactggttgggttttttttttaaattttgtggggcattgggggttaagtgacttgcccaaggtcacacagctagtaagtgtcaagtgtctgaggccggatttgaactcaggtcctcctgaatccagggctggtgctttatccacttcgccatctagctgcccctggttgggttttttttttgcctttgttcccTTTCTAACCATCCCATATCATCGCCactgggccccccccccccccagtcccttTCACCAGATTGCCCACAGTTTCCCTAATGCATCTTTCTGGTCATAGTGATACTGTGGCTTCTCAAATAATTCTCTTTATTCTAGCATTCAAGGGGAGCCCTTCACCAAGTGGCTTCAGTTTTCCTCTAGCTTCCTCTCATGCTGTTCTGCTTCAGATCTTTCATATTCTAGATAGAAAGGTATGGGATATCTCCTGCCTTTACAGTGTGCATcctagaaagagtgctggacctgagtGAGAATTTGATCTCTATCTCTACTACTTAACTACTATGTGACCCCTTGGATGAAGCATTTCATTCTTCAGAagtgttttgtttagttttcccCTCTTTAAAGTGAGGATCATCTCTTCCCTGCCTACCTCATAAGATTCTTGTGAGcaaggtgctttgtaaactttaaatgctATGTAATTGTATTTGATGGTGATAATATATTTGCTTAAGcaactgtcctccatgcctggaatgaactctCCCTCACCTCCAACTGTTGAAAATGATTATGCTTCTTAAGGGATGACTACAGCTGATTAGTTTCTCCATGATGCCTTCCTGGACAACCCAGCTGGAAATCAAGTTCCCCTCAGCTTTTTTCATCACACTTTGTTTAGTTCATCACACTTTGCTTTCCACTTTTTGCATTTTATTATGGTTATTTGTATATGTCTTTATACTCTAGTGttagattgtaacctccttgagggaagaatttttaaaaaaatttcatctttgtgtctccagttcCTGGCACAATGTTGAAATGAATTCTCCACCTAGGCGCTGTGCTGGGGGTGAGCCAGGCAGTCATCTTATCTACTGGCTTTTCCTACTTCTACTCTGCGGATATTGATTCTGGACGTAATGTCTTCATTGTTGGTTTTGCTATCTTCATGGCCCTGCTGCTACCCCGTTGGCTTCAGGATGCTCCCATTCTCAACACAGGTGGGATGAGTAGGGAGGGGAGGAGCTCTCAAAGTAGAGATGGCTGGAGAGCTCCTAAGCCTCCAGTCCTTAGGTCTCTCCTCTAGGCTTCAGTCCAAACCAAACCAGGAGAGGAACCTGGGGGCATTTGGAGCCAAGAGAATCCAATGGCCAGGAGTGTGTTTGATATTTTGAGGTCCTGGGAGCCAGGAAGCAGAAAGTATTGAGGAGAGATCCAAGTGCTAGACGGTAGGAGGTAATGGAATTAGTGAATAGAAGGAAAGAGATGCTTGCCCCATCAGATTGGACTTTTTAGTACTAACtgaacttgggcaaattgcttcctctattcaattttctcatcagttATAAATGAGGGGGTTATAAATCCCAGATAACAGCTGGTATTTATACGGCACTTCACCTTccacaaagtactttcttcatagGCACCTTACGAAGATAGCTGGTGCAGACATCATTCTGCATTTGACAGGTGAAGAAGCAGGGAGGGGCAGAGGGGCTCTAGGTGGTCCAAGGAGCAGGGCTCTGGCCGCTGACGTTGGCCCTTCCCCAAGGCATCATGGTGTCGGAGGAGGCTTCTGCCTTTGGCACTGTGACTCCAAGTCCGGAGATGGGCTGCGGCCTGCGGGAGGCTCATTCCGGCTTTACCTCGCCGCGTAGGTTCGGGTCCCGTGGACGTGCTGCTCGGCTCCTTTCTGGCGGAGCCCGTGCTTCTGGCCGGCCTCTTGAGCTTCCTCCTGGAGAACACCATCCCAGGTGACGGCACGGCTGAGGCTGGAAGGCGTTCCAGGGGAGGGGGTCACCGGCTCTGCTGACGGACTTTTCCCTCTCGATGGCTTTCCAGGAACTCGGTTAGAGCGGGGCCTGCCGTCTCAGAAAGAAGCTCAGACCTCCCCCAAGCCCAGGAAGGAGGCTTCGCCATATGACCTGCCCACCCCCCTCCAAAGGCTCCACTCCTTTCTGCCCTCCCCTCTCCGATGCCTCTGCCCCCTGCCCGAGGATCCCGGGGACGAGGAGCGAGGCCGTTCGGAGCCCAGAGAAACCACGGACCTGTTGCCCAGTCCCGAGGACCCGAGCCCCCCTCCTATGACCAGGGCTGATTGACGCCCCCTCACCTGGCCAGGGCTGCAGTTGCCATTAGCCAGAGAGAAACCGTCCCCACCCCAGCTTCTCCTTCCACCATCCCCCCCAGCTCCCCTGGGGCGGATGAGAGGGTGGTGGGTGAAGAGGGTTTCGTGGTGTGtgtcccccactcctccccccccgTGACGTATAAATTTCACCTAAACTCCCGGAGCTGGTTTGGAGACTCATCAGTTCGGCCCAAAACAGCCCCTTACCGCCCCTTTTCTTATCTCGAGCTCCCACTCCCCCAGGCAGGGGCGGGGTTACAGGGAGAGGTCCCGCCCTGCTCGGGAGGGACGCCTAAGGCCACGCCCACTCGGATAGCCAGTTCCGCCTTTCCCACTCGGAAAGCCAGTCCCTTTTCTTGGGAAAAGGTGCGCGCGCATGGAAGGGAGGGCAAGCGGCTGTGACGTCACGGTAGGAAAGGAAAGGCcggagtgggaagggaggaaagctGAGGGGCTTGAGCTGGGGGCGCGTGACGTGGGGTTAAAAGTTGCGTGTGGCTAGGGTGGTTGAGGACGAGGCTTTTGTCCCTGGTCAAAGTGACTGGGAACGCGATTCTGGAGGTGCccggtgggggtggggcggggctaAGGCGGCGCGCGCATGCGCCCCAACCTTCGCGGGAGCCGAAGCTGGTCTGGTCCTCCGCTTGGACTCCGGGCTGCGCGTGCGTCTTGCTCGAGCCGGAGCTTGGGGATCGGGGCGGGAACGCCCCCTTGAGGCCATGCAATGTCGAGGTCCTTGGAGGAGAGAGCGGCCTAGGCTCTGTCACTGGGTTGGGCTGCCCCCTGGCGGGGGCCCGAGGCCAGGCGCTCACGCGTGTCCACCTGCCCCGCGTCGCCAGACCCTGCTGAGATGCGGGTCGAGATGCCAAGGGGGCTGTGCTCATTCCTCCACAGCGGGGCGGAACtgggccaaagcttcttaaactcagAGTCCCGAAAAATTAGGTTAAGTATAGCTATTTTTTATATCTATACACCTGGTGTCGCCTAAAAATTcctgggcaaaaaggggtcgcgAGTGGAAGAAGTGGAAGAAGCCCCGGCCAGGCGGCCAGCGAGGAGCCTAACTGGGGCGGGTTGGCCCCGTGGTGCTTTCCAGCGCCGGGCTCCCCAAAGCTTTGGTTTTCAGTATTTAAGAGCCCAAGTCCAGTCTCCtcttgcagatggagaaactgaggccctgttACACAGGCACtgtgtcccccccctcccccctcagcaTCCACTTAAATAAGGCTTCCTGGTCCCTTCCCAGGGGGCCTCAGGCTCCAACAGTGCTCTCTTCTTCAGATGTGGCCCCTGTTTTGATGTGAGACAACACGGGCATGGGCTTGTGTCAAAATAACACGTTTATAAAAGGCACAGTACGGGCTGCCGTGAGGAGGGCTTTACCATGCCGTGAGGAGGGCTTTACCTTGCTAGTGACAGTTGCTCCACCAGTGATTCCCCTAAGAGTCGTCCTCTGAAGTCATAGCGGTGACATTCACGTAGTGCTTTAAGATGCAGGCGAAATACGGAGGGGACACCAGCTCGGTGTAGTATTGTACTGGATGTTGTGTGTGGCTGTGAGAAAAATGGACCTAGTATGGGAAATCAAGAAGGAGCAATTCAGTTGAGTTCCACCAATTTAAGCCAGGCTCTCTGCTAAATGCTAGGagtacaaaaccaaaaattaagcagtccctgctctcaagacgTTTGTGTGCTACATGGGGGATAAGGGAGTAGGTTCTTGAAGGGATGGGGCTAACTCAGTACCTCTAACCAGTATTGTGCATCCATTTAGACTGGAATTGGCCTAATGGAGCTATCCTATGTTGAAATGGCATTTTGAACTTTTATATTCTTAAATCTGTTTAAGTGATCGCTGTGTGGGGAATAAACACtttgtatagatatagatatataggggGCTATATAGTTTTTAAATTGGGGaagaactttgtttttgtttttttgcagggcaatgagggttaagtgacttgcccagggtcacacagctagtgtcaagtgtctgaggctggatttgaactcaggtactcctgaatccagggccagtgctttatccactgcgccacctagctgccccctggggaagAGCTTTGAACAGGATATTAGCAGGGATCAGAACTACCTAGTTTTT
This window contains:
- the SLC23A3 gene encoding solute carrier family 23 member 3; this encodes MRKPIRQPSLLPSLAPQLAPQSPSLQAWDSLSGTPSWGFSWLLAFQHVLVLASLLCVSHLLLLCSLPPGGLSYPLGQLLASSLFSCGLSTAMQSWMGSRLPLVQAPSFEFLIPALVLTSQKPHQATWAPGNNSRALSPCVGPDCPPIGSWDEALREASGAVLISGLLQGTLGLLGGPGRLFLHFGPLVLAPSLAVVGLSAHKEVALFCSANWGLAVLPILLMVVCSQHLGSCLLPLCPLRTPVPPTHSYVPVFRLFSVLLPVVCVWILSALLGFSFIPQELSAPNIPPWLWLPHPGGWGWPKLTLQGLAAGTTMALASSTSSLCCYALCGRLLQLTPPPSHACSRGLGFEGLGSLLAGLLGSPLGTASSFPNVATTNLTQAGSHRVARLVSLLCIGLGLSPWLAQALITIPLPVHGAVLGVSQAVILSTGFSYFYSADIDSGRNVFIVGFAIFMALLLPRWLQDAPILNTGSGPVDVLLGSFLAEPVLLAGLLSFLLENTIPGTRLERGLPSQKEAQTSPKPRKEASPYDLPTPLQRLHSFLPSPLRCLCPLPEDPGDEERGRSEPRETTDLLPSPEDPSPPPMTRAD